Within Eggerthella timonensis, the genomic segment AGCAGGTAGCTGGCCGCAGCCGACACGACCACCGCGGCGGCGAGGTACAGGACGAGCGTGCGCGTGAACCCGTCGAGGATGGACAGTTCGGAATCCACGTTGACGAGCACCTGCATATACGCGATCGTGCCGTCGCTGGACAGGTCGTACGTGATGCCGCGGTACACGTGACCGCCCGCCGACACCTGGTAGATGCGGTCGAGGTCGCCGGCGTCGAACGGAACATCGTTCAGGTAGGCGGGGTAGATGGCGTAGAGGCCCACCGTGTCGAGCAGGGCTCCCTGCGCGTCGCGCACGAGCGTGATGAACTGCGGGTCGGCGTCGACGATGCCCTGCTGGATGGAGTAGGAGAGCTCGGCGGCCGCCTCGTCAGCAGCGGCGTCGTCTGCGTCGGCGTCGTCGACGGTGTTCGCACGCGGGGTCGCGGACTCGGTTCCGGTCGTCGCCTGGTCGAACGTGATCAGGTCCGCATCCGTTCCGATGGATCTCAGGTTCTCGTCGGCCGAACGGAAGATGTTCGCGCTCACCATGGAGTAGATGCCTGCGCCCAGCAGCGCGAACAGCAGCGCGAACACGAAGAACAGCAGGCCCGTCTGCTTGAACAGCTCGCGGCGGATCGGCGTGCGCTCAGTCATGATCCTCCTCGGCGAACAAGTAGCCGGCTCCGCGGATGGTCTTGATGTAGCGATCGTATCCAGAAGGCGCCAGCGCCTTGCGCAGCGCGCTCACGTACACTTCCACGACGTTCGACGACGTGTCGGACAGAAATCCCCAGATCTTGTCGAACAGGCGATCCTTCGAGATGAGGCTGCCCTCATGGCTGACGAGGTACTCGAGGACGTCGTACTGCTTGCCCTTGAGCTCCAACGGCCGCCCGTCGATGGCGGCTTGCTTGGTCTGCGTGTGCAGCACGAGGCCCTTGAACGAGATGGTGGTCACGTCGGCGCGTCCCGTAGCGCGCCGCAGGATGGCCTCGATGCGCGCGAGCAGCTCGTCCCGATCGAACGGCTTCGTGAGGTAGTCGTCGGCGCCCGAGCGCAGACCGCGCAGCTTGTCGGCCGTGGTGCCCTTCGCCGTCAGCATGAGCACGGGCGTGAGAACCCTGCGCGCTCTCAGCTCCTCGAGCACCGAGAAGCCGTCGCGCTCGGGCAGCATCACGTCGAGCACGACGAGGTCGTACACGTCCTGCGCGGCATAGAACAGGCCTTCCTCGCCATCGAAGGCCTGGTCGACGGCGTAGGCTCCCTGCAAGCTGCGGGCTATGGCGTTTGAGAGGAGACGGTCGTCCTCCACGATCAGCAGTTTCATGCGGCCATTCTAGCACGAGCAACCTTAACGGAGCCTGAAACAGGAGGGCCTCGCCGCTTCTTGCGCGGGTCGCATGCCTCGCCTGTCCTTCGTCCTTTTCGTTTCAGGAAGTTTTAAGGCGCCTTTCGCTAGACTGGCCGCCGTCAAGCAAGCGAAGCGAAGCGCGTGGTGCGCAGTGAGGAGCAGACTATGAAGTCGAAGGGATTCAAGATCATCGTGGGCGTGCTGGTTGCCGTGATCGTGGTGTTGGGCGGGCTGCTGGCGGTCAAAACCTTCGCCCCGGCCGAGATGGGGCAGCCCACCACGTCGTCCGGCAAGCCTATTCCCGAAGGCGCGATGGAGGACATCACCTTCTCGGAAGCGCCCTCGGCCTCGTCCGACGAGGCATAGCCGTCCCGCGAGCGAAAGAGAGCGCCTATCATGAAGAGTATCGTAGGAAAGTCCCTCGTTGTCGTGCTGCTGCTCGCCCTGGCAGGCGGCCTGGCCGTCTTGCTCGCGTACGGCGACGAGATCAAGAGCGCCGTCGCGGGAGAGCCGCAGGAGGCACCGCCGCTCACTGCGCCCGTGACGCGCGGGTCGGTGCGCCAGACCGTCTCGGGCGTGGGCGAGGTGAAGCCGCTCGCTACCGAGAAGCTGAAGCCGGCCGACAGCTGGCATTGGCTCGAGTCGTTCGACGCGCCGCTCAACAAGCGCATCGCGGCCGGCGAGAAGCTCGTGACGTTCGCGAACGGCGAGACATGGGTCGCCCCGTACGACCTCGTGGTCACCGACTACGCCCTGCCCGAGAAGAACAAGGGCGCCGTGACGAAAGACGACCACTTCATCGAGGTGCAGCGCATCGACAGGGTGAATATCGTGCTGCCGGTGCCCGAGACCGACCTGGCGGCGCTCGCCGAAGGGCAGGGGGTGTCGGTGAAGCTCGGCGCCGACGAGGGGCGCGCGTACGAAGGCGTCATCTCGAACATCAACGAGGTGGGCACGTACGGGGCGACCGGCTCCAAATTCGCCATCACCGTGGAGGTGCCCAACGACGGCAGCATCAAGCTGGGCATGTCCGCCAACCTGTCCATCACCGTCGACGAGGCGTCCGACGTGCTGACGGTGCCGGTGAGCGCCGTGAACGGTGCCGGCGAGAACAAGCACGTCGAGGTGTACGACGCCGAAACCGGCGAGCGGCGCATGGTGCCCGTCACGGCCGGCATCACCGACGGCGCCGTCGTCGAAGTGTCGGGCGAAGACCTGCACGAGGGCGACAACGTGGTGCTCAGCGAGGCGGGCTCTCTCGGCGGCGCTGACATGGGCGACGTGGCCATCATGTCCACGGCCCCTTCGGCCTAAACGGGAGGTCGCGAATGATTCGCTTGAAGCACGTCGCGAAGACGTACGAGCTGGGCGGCGAGGCCATCCGCGCCCTCGATCGGGTCAACCTCGCCATCGACCGCGGCGATTTCCTCGCCATCGTGGGGCCGTCCGGGTCGGGCAAGTCCACGCTCATGAACATCCTCGGGCTGCTCGACGTGCCCGACAAGGGCCGCTACCTGCTCGACGGCATCGACGTGGGCGCGCTGTCCGACCGCCGTCTGGCCGCCATCCGCAACGAGAAGATCGGCTTCGTGTTCCAGAGCTTCAACCTGCTGGGCAAGCTGACCGCCCTCGAGAACGTGAAGCTGCCGCTGAGCTACGCGGGCATGCGTGCGAAAGCGGCCGATGCCCGCGCGCGCCAGCTGCTCGCCCAGGTGGGCCTCGAGGGACGCGAGCACCATCTGCCCAACCAGCTGTCCGGCGGCCAGCAGCAGCGCGTGGCCATCGCCCGCGCGCTCGTGTGCAAGCCGGAGATCATCCTGGCCGACGAGCCCACCGGCGCGCTCGACTCGCGCACCGGCGCGGAGATCATGGAGCTGTTCGGACGCCTGCATGCGGAGGGCCAAACGGTCATCCTCATCACGCACAACCAGGACCTCGCCGACGGGGCGCAGCGCGTCGTGCGCATCGCCGACGGGCTGATACAAGAGATGGAGAGGGGGCGCCATGCGGTATAGCCAGCTGACGCGCACGGCGGTGCGCGCTGTGTTCCGCAACGGGCTGCGCACGGTTCTCACCATGCTGGGCCTCGTCATCGGCATCGCGTCGGTCATCATCCTCGTGGGCATCGGCGACGGATCGAGCCAGCAGGTGAGCGAGAAGATGAAGGCCCTCGGTGGCGACGCGCTGTCGGCGTACCTCTACGACGGCGAGCTGGGCTACGACGATCTGGCCGGCATGGCGAACCTCGAAGCCGTCGACGGCGTAGCGCCTGCGAAACCTCTGATGAAGAAGCTGTCGGCGGGGTCGACCGTGTCCAAGAAGGCGTTCATCGAGGCCACCGACGAGCACTACCTGCAC encodes:
- a CDS encoding response regulator transcription factor, translated to MKLLIVEDDRLLSNAIARSLQGAYAVDQAFDGEEGLFYAAQDVYDLVVLDVMLPERDGFSVLEELRARRVLTPVLMLTAKGTTADKLRGLRSGADDYLTKPFDRDELLARIEAILRRATGRADVTTISFKGLVLHTQTKQAAIDGRPLELKGKQYDVLEYLVSHEGSLISKDRLFDKIWGFLSDTSSNVVEVYVSALRKALAPSGYDRYIKTIRGAGYLFAEEDHD
- a CDS encoding ABC transporter ATP-binding protein, producing the protein MIRLKHVAKTYELGGEAIRALDRVNLAIDRGDFLAIVGPSGSGKSTLMNILGLLDVPDKGRYLLDGIDVGALSDRRLAAIRNEKIGFVFQSFNLLGKLTALENVKLPLSYAGMRAKAADARARQLLAQVGLEGREHHLPNQLSGGQQQRVAIARALVCKPEIILADEPTGALDSRTGAEIMELFGRLHAEGQTVILITHNQDLADGAQRVVRIADGLIQEMERGRHAV
- a CDS encoding efflux RND transporter periplasmic adaptor subunit, whose translation is MKSIVGKSLVVVLLLALAGGLAVLLAYGDEIKSAVAGEPQEAPPLTAPVTRGSVRQTVSGVGEVKPLATEKLKPADSWHWLESFDAPLNKRIAAGEKLVTFANGETWVAPYDLVVTDYALPEKNKGAVTKDDHFIEVQRIDRVNIVLPVPETDLAALAEGQGVSVKLGADEGRAYEGVISNINEVGTYGATGSKFAITVEVPNDGSIKLGMSANLSITVDEASDVLTVPVSAVNGAGENKHVEVYDAETGERRMVPVTAGITDGAVVEVSGEDLHEGDNVVLSEAGSLGGADMGDVAIMSTAPSA